The Streptomyces kanamyceticus genome window below encodes:
- a CDS encoding cytochrome P450: protein MTTPSSSWPGTDDSAAPPPGCPAHGLGPGGLRRLYGPEADTDLAGLYEKLRAEHGAVAPVLIHNDVPIWAVLGHSENLHMVRTPSQYTRDSRIWRAVRDGTARPDNPLAPVFTWQPMATFAEGDEHQRLRGAVTGAMSGIDHRGVRRYINRYTNHLLNDICQDGHADLVSQFAEHLPMMVMCHILGMPEEYNERMVQSARDMIKGTETAIASNAYIMEVMMGLVARRRAHPEEDFTSSLIAHPAQLTDDEVGAHLRLVLIAAYEATANLIANVLRMVLTDPRFRAQLSGGQMTVPEAVEQSLWDEPPFSAMVGYFAKQETQLGGQRIRPGDGLIFGIAPGNVDPVVRPDLAANMQGNRSHLAFGSGPHECPGQDIGRAIADTGVDALLMRLPDVELDVDESELRWTSSILSRHLVQLPVRFAPRPPQDVMARPSAQVPPPRRDWHVSSPPPRRPEPAVPPEPQQAVPVPVAGPERPKGAWRRFLTWWRGY from the coding sequence GTGACGACTCCCTCCTCCTCCTGGCCCGGCACCGACGACTCGGCCGCGCCGCCGCCCGGCTGCCCCGCCCACGGCCTCGGACCCGGCGGCCTGCGCCGTCTGTACGGACCCGAGGCCGACACCGATCTCGCGGGCCTCTACGAGAAGCTGCGCGCCGAGCACGGCGCGGTCGCGCCCGTCCTGATCCACAACGACGTGCCGATCTGGGCGGTGCTCGGCCACAGCGAGAACCTCCACATGGTCCGCACCCCCTCGCAGTACACCCGCGACTCGCGCATCTGGCGGGCCGTGCGGGACGGCACCGCACGGCCGGACAACCCGCTCGCGCCCGTCTTCACCTGGCAGCCGATGGCCACCTTCGCCGAGGGCGACGAGCACCAGCGGCTGCGCGGCGCCGTCACCGGCGCCATGTCGGGCATCGACCACCGCGGCGTCCGCCGCTACATCAACCGGTATACGAACCACCTCCTCAACGACATCTGCCAGGACGGCCACGCCGACCTCGTCAGCCAGTTCGCCGAGCACCTGCCGATGATGGTGATGTGTCACATCCTCGGCATGCCCGAGGAGTACAACGAGCGCATGGTGCAGTCGGCCCGCGACATGATCAAGGGCACCGAGACCGCCATCGCCAGCAACGCGTACATCATGGAAGTGATGATGGGTCTGGTGGCGCGGCGCCGTGCCCACCCCGAGGAGGACTTCACCAGCAGCCTCATCGCGCACCCCGCCCAGCTCACCGACGACGAGGTCGGCGCGCACCTGCGCCTGGTGCTCATCGCGGCGTACGAGGCCACCGCCAACCTCATCGCGAACGTGCTGCGGATGGTCCTCACCGACCCGCGCTTCCGCGCCCAGCTCAGCGGCGGCCAGATGACGGTCCCCGAGGCGGTCGAGCAGTCCCTCTGGGACGAGCCGCCGTTCAGTGCGATGGTCGGCTACTTCGCCAAGCAGGAGACCCAGCTCGGCGGCCAGCGGATCAGGCCGGGGGACGGCCTGATCTTCGGCATCGCGCCGGGCAACGTCGACCCGGTGGTCCGTCCCGACCTCGCCGCCAACATGCAGGGCAACCGCTCACACCTCGCCTTCGGCAGCGGACCGCACGAATGCCCGGGACAGGACATCGGACGCGCCATCGCCGACACCGGGGTCGACGCGCTCCTGATGCGGCTTCCCGACGTCGAACTCGACGTGGACGAGAGCGAGTTGCGCTGGACGTCGTCGATCCTGTCGCGGCATCTGGTGCAGCTGCCCGTGCGCTTCGCGCCGCGCCCGCCGCAGGACGTGATGGCCCGGCCATCGGCACAGGTGCCCCCGCCGCGCAGGGACTGGCACGTGTCGTCCCCGCCGCCGCGCAGGCCGGAGCCCGCGGTCCCGCCGGAGCCGCAGCAGGCCGTGCCCGTGCCCGTCGCCGGGCCCGAACGGCCCAAGGGGGCCTGGCGCCGCTTCCTGACCTGGTGGCGGGGCTACTGA
- a CDS encoding RluA family pseudouridine synthase: MRRKPRVPPAPLPQRDGIDPVRVKLPPEGPWPTVRDHLVERLAAGAGVIDALLRDGRIVGADGIAVAPDAPYAPGAFVWFHRDLPHEVPVPFALDVVHRDEHIVVVDKPHFMATMPRGSHVTQTALARLRAELGIPTLGAAHRLDRLTAGLLLFTVRPEERGAYQTLFSARRVHKEYEAIAPHDPAVPLPRTVRSHIEKVRGIIAAYEVADAEPNSESRIELVEHRAGLGRYRLTPHTGRTHQLRVHMNALGLPILGDPVYPVVADPAAPGDFRRPLQLLSRVLEFTDPVTGAAHRFVSDRTLGAWSAYDTWAQ; encoded by the coding sequence ATGAGACGAAAGCCCCGCGTTCCCCCCGCGCCCCTCCCCCAGCGCGACGGCATCGACCCCGTCCGGGTCAAGCTGCCGCCCGAAGGCCCGTGGCCCACCGTGCGGGACCACCTCGTGGAGCGGCTCGCCGCCGGGGCCGGGGTCATCGACGCCCTGCTGCGGGACGGCAGGATCGTCGGCGCCGACGGGATCGCGGTGGCCCCGGACGCGCCGTACGCGCCCGGGGCCTTCGTCTGGTTCCACCGGGACCTGCCGCACGAGGTGCCGGTCCCCTTCGCGCTCGACGTCGTCCACCGCGACGAGCACATCGTCGTCGTCGACAAGCCGCACTTCATGGCGACGATGCCGCGCGGCTCCCACGTCACCCAGACCGCCCTCGCCCGGCTGCGCGCCGAGCTCGGCATCCCGACGCTCGGCGCGGCGCACCGCCTGGACCGGCTCACCGCCGGGCTGCTCCTGTTCACCGTGCGCCCCGAGGAACGCGGCGCCTACCAGACGCTGTTCAGCGCCCGCCGCGTCCACAAGGAGTACGAGGCGATCGCCCCGCACGATCCGGCCGTGCCGCTCCCGCGCACCGTGCGCAGCCACATCGAGAAGGTGCGCGGGATCATCGCGGCGTACGAGGTGGCGGACGCGGAGCCGAACAGCGAGAGCCGGATCGAGCTCGTCGAGCACCGCGCGGGACTCGGCCGCTACCGACTGACCCCGCACACCGGCCGCACCCACCAACTCCGCGTCCACATGAACGCGTTGGGCCTGCCGATCCTCGGGGACCCGGTCTACCCGGTGGTGGCGGACCCGGCGGCGCCCGGCGACTTCCGGCGGCCCTTGCAACTCCTCTCCCGTGTCCTGGAGTTCACCGACCCGGTGACCGGAGCCGCGCACCGCTTCGTCAGCGACCGGACGCTGGGCGCCTGGTCGGCGTACGACACCTGGGCTCAGTAG
- a CDS encoding GNAT family N-acetyltransferase — translation MPFKIQDIVESGTFARQEQPAIPVPGGLVIRPWAATDAPAVYEAFQDPVIQRWHARVAESESEALGWIEEWRASWAEERDAYWAVADAGTDEVAGRIALKSLLLADGQGEVAYWTMPSARGRGVAPRSVVALTRWAFDEVGLHRLELTHATANEASCKVALKTGFAVEGTKRGAGLHEDGWHDMHLHARIRGDGPVAAV, via the coding sequence ATGCCCTTCAAGATCCAGGACATTGTCGAGTCCGGTACGTTCGCCCGCCAGGAGCAGCCCGCCATCCCGGTCCCCGGCGGTCTGGTCATCCGCCCGTGGGCGGCCACCGACGCGCCCGCCGTGTACGAGGCGTTCCAGGACCCCGTGATCCAGCGCTGGCACGCGCGCGTGGCCGAGTCCGAGAGCGAGGCGCTCGGCTGGATCGAGGAGTGGCGCGCGAGCTGGGCCGAGGAGCGCGACGCGTACTGGGCGGTCGCCGACGCCGGGACGGACGAGGTGGCGGGCCGGATCGCCCTGAAGTCCCTCCTCCTCGCCGACGGGCAGGGCGAAGTCGCCTACTGGACCATGCCGTCGGCGCGCGGCCGGGGCGTCGCGCCGCGTTCCGTCGTCGCGCTCACGCGCTGGGCCTTCGACGAAGTGGGCCTGCACCGCCTGGAGTTGACCCATGCGACGGCCAACGAGGCGTCCTGCAAGGTCGCTCTGAAGACCGGCTTCGCGGTGGAGGGCACCAAGCGCGGCGCCGGGCTGCACGAGGACGGCTGGCACGACATGCATCTGCACGCGCGGATCAGGGGAGACGGTCCGGTCGCCGCGGTGTGA
- a CDS encoding siderophore-interacting protein: MAERPARKAPQTHVAHVVRTERLTPHMQRVVLGGEGLAQFTAGECTDHYVKLLFDAEGVTYPEPFDMQRIREEFPREQWPVTRTYTVRWWDPEARELAVDFVIHGDQGLAGPWARDARLGDTIRFLGPGGGYAPDADAGWHLLAGDESALPAIAAAAEALPSGAVARIFVEVEGPEEEQKIATDAEVVWLHRGERPVGELLVEAVRALEFPAGEVQAFVHGEAGFVKELRRYLRVEHEVPRERLSISGYWRVGHNEDGWQASKREWNAQVEAEQEQAA; the protein is encoded by the coding sequence ATGGCAGAACGTCCGGCACGCAAAGCACCGCAGACCCATGTCGCCCACGTGGTGCGCACCGAGCGGCTCACCCCGCACATGCAGCGCGTGGTCCTCGGCGGGGAAGGACTCGCCCAGTTCACCGCGGGCGAGTGCACCGATCACTACGTGAAGCTGCTCTTCGACGCCGAGGGCGTCACCTATCCCGAGCCCTTCGACATGCAGCGGATCCGCGAGGAGTTCCCGCGCGAGCAGTGGCCGGTGACGCGGACGTACACCGTGCGCTGGTGGGACCCCGAGGCCCGCGAGCTCGCCGTGGACTTCGTGATCCACGGCGACCAGGGCCTCGCGGGACCGTGGGCACGGGACGCCCGCCTCGGCGACACGATCCGCTTCCTCGGCCCCGGCGGCGGCTACGCCCCGGACGCGGACGCGGGCTGGCACCTCCTGGCCGGTGACGAGAGCGCCCTGCCCGCGATCGCCGCCGCCGCGGAGGCGCTCCCGAGCGGCGCGGTCGCCCGGATCTTCGTGGAGGTCGAGGGCCCCGAGGAGGAGCAGAAGATCGCGACGGACGCCGAGGTCGTCTGGCTGCACCGGGGCGAGCGTCCGGTCGGCGAGCTCCTCGTCGAGGCCGTGCGCGCCCTGGAGTTCCCCGCGGGCGAGGTGCAGGCCTTCGTGCACGGCGAGGCGGGCTTCGTGAAGGAGCTGCGCCGCTACCTGCGCGTCGAGCACGAGGTGCCGCGCGAGCGCCTGTCCATCTCCGGCTACTGGCGCGTGGGCCACAACGAGGACGGCTGGCAGGCGTCCAAGCGCGAGTGGAACGCACAGGTGGAGGCGGAGCAGGAGCAGGCGGCCTGA
- a CDS encoding 5'-3' exonuclease, whose product MLLDTASLYYRAYFGVPESMKAPDGTPVNAVRGLLDFITRLVQDHRPDDLVACMDADWRPHWRVELIPSYKAHRVAEEVPEGPDAEETPDTLAPQVPIIEDVLDAIGIARVGVPAYEADDVIGTFAARASGPVDIVTGDRDLYQLVDDERGIRVLYPLKGVGSLQITDESWLREKYGVDGPGYVDLALLRGDPSDGLPGVPGIGEKTAAKLLDAFGDLAGIMAAVDDPKAKLTPSQRKRLDEARPYVAVAPKVVRVAGDVPLPDVDLALPHEPRDPATLDELAAQWNLGGSLQRLLSTLHA is encoded by the coding sequence ATGCTTCTTGACACGGCCTCCCTCTACTACCGTGCCTACTTCGGGGTACCGGAGTCGATGAAGGCCCCGGACGGCACCCCGGTGAACGCCGTGCGCGGACTCCTCGACTTCATCACGCGCCTCGTCCAGGACCACCGGCCCGACGACCTGGTCGCCTGCATGGACGCGGACTGGCGCCCGCACTGGCGGGTCGAGCTCATCCCCTCCTACAAGGCGCATCGCGTCGCCGAGGAGGTCCCCGAGGGCCCGGACGCCGAGGAGACCCCGGACACGCTCGCGCCGCAGGTCCCGATCATCGAGGACGTGCTCGACGCGATCGGCATCGCGCGCGTGGGCGTACCGGCGTACGAGGCGGACGACGTGATCGGCACCTTCGCGGCCCGCGCGAGCGGCCCGGTCGACATCGTCACCGGCGACCGCGACCTCTACCAGCTGGTGGACGACGAGCGCGGCATCCGCGTCCTCTACCCCCTCAAGGGCGTCGGCTCCCTCCAGATCACCGACGAGAGCTGGCTGCGCGAGAAGTACGGCGTGGACGGCCCGGGCTATGTGGACCTGGCCCTGCTGCGCGGCGACCCGAGCGACGGCCTGCCCGGCGTCCCCGGCATCGGCGAGAAGACGGCGGCCAAGCTCCTGGACGCCTTCGGCGACCTGGCCGGGATCATGGCGGCGGTGGACGACCCGAAGGCGAAGCTCACGCCGTCGCAGCGCAAGCGGCTCGACGAGGCGCGGCCGTACGTCGCGGTCGCGCCGAAGGTCGTCCGGGTCGCGGGCGACGTACCGCTGCCCGACGTGGACCTCGCGCTGCCGCACGAGCCGCGCGACCCCGCGACGCTCGACGAGCTGGCGGCCCAGTGGAACCTGGGCGGCTCTCTGCAGCGGCTGCTCTCCACTCTCCACGCCTGA
- a CDS encoding quaternary amine ABC transporter ATP-binding protein, with amino-acid sequence MSRLQAEHLYKVFGRRPDDAVERLRHGADREELRADGTTAAVIDASFEVEPGQIFVVMGLSGSGKSTLLRMLNGLSEPTAGHVRFDGQDLTELSAKEMREVRSKKISMVFQHFALFPHRSVLENAGYGLEVQGVPRAEREKRATEALELAGLKGWEKSWPDELSGGMQQRVGLARALATDADLLLMDESFSALDPLIRRDMQDQLLVLQKRLKKTIVFITHDLNEAMRLGDQIAVMRDGQIVQIGNAEDILVTPANDYVAAFTQDVDRSRVLSAGAIMADPDEDFVLADAPATVTEDTPIIELFTPCSTSGVAVAVTDEAGKLVGVVPRARLLAVLGEPMKSETPAEPQDAAPASVPGQDNGKNVGKVSSGA; translated from the coding sequence GTGTCCAGGCTGCAAGCCGAGCACTTGTACAAAGTGTTCGGCAGACGACCCGATGACGCGGTGGAGCGACTCCGCCACGGAGCCGACCGAGAGGAGCTGCGCGCCGACGGCACCACCGCCGCCGTGATCGATGCCTCCTTCGAGGTCGAACCGGGCCAGATCTTCGTCGTCATGGGTCTCTCCGGATCCGGCAAGTCCACGTTGCTGCGCATGCTCAACGGACTGTCGGAGCCGACGGCCGGTCACGTCCGCTTCGACGGTCAGGACCTGACCGAGCTGAGCGCCAAGGAGATGCGGGAGGTGCGTTCCAAGAAGATCAGCATGGTCTTCCAGCACTTCGCGCTCTTCCCCCACAGGAGCGTGCTCGAGAACGCCGGTTACGGCCTCGAGGTACAGGGCGTGCCGCGCGCCGAGCGCGAGAAGCGGGCCACCGAGGCGCTGGAGCTGGCCGGTCTCAAGGGCTGGGAGAAGTCCTGGCCCGACGAGCTGTCCGGCGGCATGCAGCAGCGCGTGGGCCTGGCCCGCGCGCTCGCCACCGACGCCGACCTGCTCCTCATGGACGAGTCGTTCAGCGCGCTCGACCCGCTGATCCGCCGTGACATGCAGGACCAGCTCCTGGTGCTCCAGAAGCGGCTGAAGAAGACCATCGTCTTCATCACCCACGATCTGAACGAGGCCATGCGCCTGGGCGACCAGATCGCCGTCATGCGCGACGGGCAGATCGTCCAGATCGGCAACGCCGAGGACATCCTCGTCACCCCGGCCAACGACTACGTCGCCGCGTTCACACAGGACGTCGACCGTTCCCGGGTGCTCTCCGCGGGCGCGATCATGGCTGACCCCGACGAGGACTTCGTGCTGGCCGACGCCCCCGCGACGGTCACCGAGGACACCCCCATCATCGAGCTGTTCACGCCCTGCTCCACCAGCGGTGTCGCGGTGGCCGTGACCGACGAGGCGGGCAAGCTCGTCGGTGTCGTGCCGCGGGCCAGGCTCCTCGCGGTGCTCGGCGAGCCGATGAAGTCGGAGACGCCGGCGGAGCCGCAGGACGCGGCGCCCGCCTCCGTCCCCGGGCAGGACAACGGCAAGAACGTGGGCAAGGTGAGCAGCGGTGCCTAG